TGCTTCACTACCTTCCATTGCTGATAACGCCATAACTAAAGCGTGAGCCATCGTACCACTTGGCTGCTGACCTAGTTGTAGCGCTGCTAACACATTGGAGGTGGCATCTAATCCCCCCGCTAAGGCTGCCCGTGCTGCCCACAAAGCCCCTTGAGGACTGAATGCCCGCCGTGTACCGAACTCTAAAAGTTTGGCTTTTTCCCCAGCAACATCACGTAGACGCGCCGCCCTGGTGGCAATCAAAGTTTGATAATTGAGTGTATTTAATAGATAAGTTTCTATGAGTTGCGCTTGCCACAGCGGCGCTTCGATTCGCAAAAATGGCTCATTAGCAAATACGGCTGTGCCTTCGGGAACTGCCCAGACATTACCAGTAAACTTACCATCAGCAAGTAAAGACCAAAAGCGATCGCTTGCATGGGCAAAAATTCCTGTCGCCTGTAGCGCGGCAATTTGTGAATGAGTAAAACTTAACTTTTCTAAATATGCCAGAGCTTGCTCTAGTCCCATTGCAATGAGATAGCCAAAATTTTCTGGCGATCGCCTTACAAATAACTCAAAACTCGCTTGTTTTTGTTCTATTCCTTCACCTACATAACAAGCTGCCATTGTTAGCTGGTAAAGGTCTGTAAGCAAGCTGTAATCAGCCGCAGAGATTGTCAGGTCTTGGTGCTGGTAGCTGCCCAAGTCTGGGATAGTTGTCATGTAAGAGCTTCCTTACAAGAATGCTGCTTTCTATTATGGTAGTTTTTACCATAAATAATGTCAACTCCTAAAAAAAATTAAGTTGTCTACTTCATCAAAACAACATAATCAGATGAGAATAATCATAAGTTATGCCAATATTTAATCTTTTTTAATAGTTTATTTTCCATAAATCAAATTCTCTAAAACATCCATATCTATAAGAGAAACAGGTGTAATCAAGAGTTCTGTTATAATTAGAATTGCAGCAAAAGTTTAAACTTTTTTCCCAACCTAAAGTATTGCAAAGCTATTTAAAAAAGTATTGCGTAAACTCTCAATATATTGAGAGTCTGAGCGATAGGAGAATATCGCATTAAAGTAGAAAGATAACAATTAAATTGACTCAAAAATCAGGAGTCTAAAAATATGGGTATTTCCAATATCATCGCTAGGATAACCGAGTATATCTCTGAAGCCGCAATGCGAATTTTTGGCCCTACAGATGATCAATATCCTAATACTGGGGTGCAACCTTTTACGGGTGAACCTTATAAGAAAGGAACAGCTGATATTTGGTAGAACATGAAATATTTAAAGATGAGTGAGGTAAAGGCTTGAGCTAAAAACTTAAGCCTTTTTATTGTGTGAAAATAGGGAAAATATTAACTTTTTATTTCCCCAGATTATTTCCGAAAGATTTCTGCAAAAAATTGCCGCATATCTTCCCAAGAACGTTTATCAGCAATAGGGTTATATAGCGCTCCTTTTAACTCCCCTTTATATTCTGGGTTAGTAAAAGCGTGTTCTGTACCACCATAAGAAATTAACTGCCAGTCTACATTTGCTTGGCGCATTTCGTTTTCAAAAGCTGTGACTTGTTCGGCTGGAACAAATGGGTCATTAGCACCATGTAATACTAAAACTTTGGCTTTGATATTTTTAGCATCGTTAGGGTTTGGTGTATCGAGATTGCCATGAAAACTGACTACTCCGGCGATATTTGCACCACTACGGGCAAGTTCTAAGACTGTACCACCGCCAAAACAATAACCGATCGCCGCAATGCGTTTAACATCAGTTAGTGGGTTGGCTTGTAATACTTTTAACCCAGCATTAGCGCGATCGCGCAACAATTGTCTATCATTCCGATAAATAGTCGCTTGCTTACCCGACTCTTCAGGATTCTTTGGTCTAATACCTTTACCATAAATATCCGCAGCAAAAGCAACATAACCCAGCTTGGCTAATTGTTCGGTGCGTTTTTTCGCATAAGCTTGCAGTCCATTCCACTCATGCACCACTAAAACCCCAGGACGTTTGCCTTTAATTGCATCATCGTAAGCTAAATAGCCTTGTAAAACCGTATTTCCTTGCTTATACTCAACATTCTTGGTTTTAATCGCAGCTAATGTCTGTGTAGCAGCCAATAACACAGCCACAGGTGTAATCAAAACAGAAAGCAATAATTTCATCTGAGGACACCCAGTATCAATAGTAATCTGGGATGATTATCTCTGGAAAAAGAACAAAAACGAATACAACTTATAGCAATTGCTTGAGATATTAGGGTAAAAACTAAAAAATATAGACAATCAGGGGCTTTCAAAGCTGTTCCCTATTGCCTGTTCCCTGTTCCCTGCTATGTATATTCGGTTATTTCGGCATTTTGGCAAAGCTAAAAATCACAGCGATCGCTACATTAGAAGATATATGGATATTTATCGGCATTAACATAACCCTATGAGTGCAGCCACTATTCCCCAAAATCCCTTGCTTAAAGGTACTGGCTTACCGCCCTTCACCGAGATACAACCAGAACAAGTAATTCCAGCCTTCACTCAGTTGTTAAAAGAACTGGATGAGCAACTTACTACAATAGAAACTAATGTCCAGCCGACTTGGAACGGTTTAGTCGAACCATTAGAAAAACTCACAGAAAGGATGAACTGGACTTGGGGCATAGTCAGTCATTTAATGGGAGTGAAGAATAGTCCCCAGCTGCGCGAAGCTTATGAAACTGTCCAACCCGAAGTCGTACAGTTCAGCAATAAACTGGGTCAAAGTCAAGTTATCTACAACGCCTTTAAACAACTCCGGGCTAGTGAGACCTGGGCAACCCTAGAACCAGCCCAACAGCGCATTGTTGACTCTGCCATCCGAGATGCAGAATTGTCTGGTGTAGGCTTATCAGGAGAAGCACGCGATCGCTATAATGCCATTCAAATGGAGTTAGCAGAATTATCGACAAAATTCTCTAACCATGTATTAGATGCCACCAAAGCTTATAGCTTAACCCTGACAACTCAAGCAGAAGTTGACGGCTTACCCCAAAGTTCCCTCAGTCTAGCAGCCCAAGCAGCCCGTGCCGCTGGTGAAGAAAACGCCACCCCCGAAAATGGCCCTTGGCGCATCACCTTAGATTTTCCCAGCTACGGGCCGTTTATGCAGCACAGCACCCGCCGAGACTTGCGTGAACAGCTGTACAAAGCTTATATCACCCGCGCTTCCTCTGGTGAGTTAGATAATAATCCTTTAATTGTGCGAATTTTGGAATTACGGCAAGAACTAGCAAATTTATTAGGCTACAAAAACTTTGCCGAATTGAGCCTTGCGAGTAAAATGGCTCCTAATGTAGCAGCAGTAGAAGCACTACTCGAAGAACTGCGGAGTGCAAGTTATGATGCGGCCACCAAAGAATTAGCCGAACTTAAAGCCTTTGCTGCTGCTAAAGGCGCACCAGAAGCCACAGATTTACAA
This window of the Nostoc sp. HK-01 genome carries:
- a CDS encoding putative nicotinate phosphoribosyltransferase; this encodes MTTIPDLGSYQHQDLTISAADYSLLTDLYQLTMAACYVGEGIEQKQASFELFVRRSPENFGYLIAMGLEQALAYLEKLSFTHSQIAALQATGIFAHASDRFWSLLADGKFTGNVWAVPEGTAVFANEPFLRIEAPLWQAQLIETYLLNTLNYQTLIATRAARLRDVAGEKAKLLEFGTRRAFSPQGALWAARAALAGGLDATSNVLAALQLGQQPSGTMAHALVMALSAMEGSEAEAFTAFHRYFPGAPLLIDTYDTIAAAEQLAIKVKTGEMELSGVRLDSGDLVSLSQQVRSLLPNVPIVASGDLDEWEIARLKAAGAAIDGYGLGTRLVTGTPVNGVYKLVDIDGIPVMKQSSGKATYPGRKQIFRSFVGGKVKADRLGLITETPLSETPLLQLVMKEGQRVQLPESLAEIRQRTAATVASLPEETRRLTNPVALQVEISAGLQKLTEETKELTAKNAKGVK
- a CDS encoding dienelactone hydrolase; translated protein: MKLLLSVLITPVAVLLAATQTLAAIKTKNVEYKQGNTVLQGYLAYDDAIKGKRPGVLVVHEWNGLQAYAKKRTEQLAKLGYVAFAADIYGKGIRPKNPEESGKQATIYRNDRQLLRDRANAGLKVLQANPLTDVKRIAAIGYCFGGGTVLELARSGANIAGVVSFHGNLDTPNPNDAKNIKAKVLVLHGANDPFVPAEQVTAFENEMRQANVDWQLISYGGTEHAFTNPEYKGELKGALYNPIADKRSWEDMRQFFAEIFRK